One Keratinibaculum paraultunense genomic window carries:
- a CDS encoding alcohol dehydrogenase catalytic domain-containing protein, which translates to MLSRSFKIVEPKRFDLYIEDIICGEDEAIVRIEYGAICKADLRYYLGARDERTLGFKYPMSLLHEAIGTIVLDKTNKFKVGDRVVLVPNIVPKNNNKCLNCVCNIPELGENYCPNAKFSSSNYNGFGREYVNYPVTNLIKIPDNVESKIAVFLELISVTIAAYRRVQLNGDETIAIWGDGILGYILCCVLKVIHKDGKIIAVGKHENKIKQFPADKYYLIGDDSINKENIDIAYECVGGNSSGNAINESIDIINVGGKIILTGVAEDYVGINTRKILEKGISLYGVTRSSVSDFQKAILLFERKRFEDWISKLILDEIYINNIVDYYNVFEMELKNFKLGKYILKFNL; encoded by the coding sequence ATGTTAAGCAGAAGCTTTAAAATCGTTGAGCCCAAAAGATTTGATTTATATATAGAAGATATCATTTGTGGAGAAGATGAGGCAATAGTTAGAATAGAGTATGGAGCTATATGCAAGGCTGATTTAAGATATTATTTAGGAGCTAGGGATGAAAGAACATTAGGATTTAAATATCCTATGAGTCTTTTACATGAAGCTATTGGAACTATCGTATTAGATAAAACTAATAAATTTAAAGTTGGTGATAGAGTTGTTTTGGTGCCTAATATAGTACCGAAAAATAACAACAAATGTCTAAATTGTGTTTGTAATATTCCAGAGTTAGGAGAAAATTATTGTCCTAATGCAAAATTTTCATCTAGTAATTACAATGGATTTGGGAGAGAGTATGTAAATTATCCCGTTACTAATTTAATTAAAATTCCTGATAATGTAGAATCTAAAATAGCTGTTTTTTTAGAATTAATTTCTGTGACAATAGCTGCATATAGGCGAGTTCAATTAAATGGGGATGAAACGATTGCAATTTGGGGAGATGGGATATTAGGTTACATATTATGTTGTGTATTGAAAGTTATTCATAAAGATGGGAAAATAATAGCTGTAGGTAAACATGAAAATAAAATCAAACAGTTTCCTGCTGATAAATATTATTTAATTGGCGATGATAGTATAAATAAAGAAAATATTGATATAGCTTATGAATGTGTTGGTGGAAATTCATCTGGAAATGCTATTAATGAAAGTATTGATATAATTAATGTTGGCGGTAAGATTATTTTAACAGGTGTTGCTGAGGATTATGTTGGAATTAATACCAGAAAGATACTTGAAAAAGGTATATCATTATATGGTGTTACAAGAAGTAGTGTTTCTGATTTTCAAAAAGCAATATTATTATTTGAAAGGAAAAGGTTTGAAGATTGGATATCAAAATTGATATTAGATGAAATATATATTAATAATATAGTTGATTATTACAATGTGTTTGAAATGGAGTTAAAAAATTTTAAGTTAGGAAAATATATTCTAAAATTTAATTTATGA
- the ispD gene encoding 2-C-methyl-D-erythritol 4-phosphate cytidylyltransferase, producing the protein MNIGIILAGGIGSRMGIVDKPKQFIDIYGKPIIVYTLETFDNHPEIDYIGVVCLDEWMDDLKILLRKYEINKVKWLIKGGMSRQESVYNAIIAISKDVNDDDILVIHDSVRPLVSHKIISNNISSAKQFGATDTVIPSTDTIIKSLDGLQIHEVPNRSELYIGQTPQSFKFELIKRAHETAIESNKLNSTDDCQLVLDLGEKVKLVMGDKLNFKITSFDDLLLLKAIIKLGKTEMV; encoded by the coding sequence ATGAACATAGGAATTATATTAGCTGGTGGTATCGGTAGTAGAATGGGAATAGTGGACAAACCTAAACAATTTATTGATATTTATGGGAAACCTATTATAGTTTATACATTAGAGACTTTTGACAATCATCCAGAAATTGATTATATAGGTGTAGTGTGTTTAGATGAATGGATGGATGATTTGAAAATTCTATTGAGAAAATATGAAATAAACAAAGTTAAGTGGTTAATAAAGGGAGGAATGTCTAGACAAGAATCTGTATATAATGCAATAATTGCTATTTCAAAAGATGTTAATGATGATGATATTTTAGTAATACATGATTCTGTAAGACCATTAGTAAGCCATAAAATAATTAGTAATAATATCTCTAGTGCAAAACAATTTGGTGCTACAGATACAGTAATTCCTAGTACAGATACTATTATAAAAAGTCTTGATGGATTACAAATTCATGAAGTTCCAAATAGAAGCGAGTTATATATTGGTCAAACGCCACAAAGTTTTAAATTTGAACTTATAAAAAGAGCTCACGAAACAGCCATAGAAAGTAATAAATTAAATTCAACGGATGATTGTCAATTAGTTTTAGATTTAGGAGAAAAAGTTAAATTAGTTATGGGTGATAAACTAAATTTTAAGATTACTTCTTTTGATGATTTACTTTTATTAAAGGCAATTATTAAACTTGGCAAAACGGAGATGGTATAA
- a CDS encoding CDP-glycerol glycerophosphotransferase family protein has product MDIIMKKFLDSKPIYILRVILNRLSFAIFKVFPINTKKIVFLNFHSDNFTGNNKAIYDEMIKQKWNLNYVMVSNSDIRREYTFRIKKIITTIKINYNICTAKYIIVNDYYSLFSMCKLRKGTELIQVWHGGGAFKKFGKDSMQNMASAEIMKRNMRGHGQYTKVIVSSKEVAPIYANAFGVDIKKIYPIGIPRADIFFDSSRMEKIKTSLLDKYPYLLDKKIILYAPTYRDDSRYNESLALNLEYLMERISDNYVFVFKMHPFERGKIKIDKSLSSKVFDLSHEEINDLLIIADILITDYSSIIFEYAILQRPMIFFAYDLEKYENEIRGFYYNYTDFVPGPIAYTTEEVVELINKNEWDFEIIKKFAIRFNEHFDGKATDRFIKEVLFEEEGKF; this is encoded by the coding sequence ATGGATATTATAATGAAAAAATTTTTAGATTCAAAACCTATATACATTTTAAGAGTAATATTAAATAGGTTGTCTTTTGCAATATTTAAAGTTTTTCCTATTAATACAAAAAAAATTGTTTTTTTAAATTTTCATTCAGATAACTTTACTGGAAACAATAAAGCTATTTATGATGAAATGATTAAACAAAAATGGAATTTAAATTATGTAATGGTTAGTAATTCAGATATTAGAAGAGAATATACTTTCAGAATAAAAAAGATTATTACAACAATTAAAATTAATTATAATATATGCACAGCAAAATATATTATAGTCAATGATTATTATTCCCTTTTTTCTATGTGCAAGCTTAGAAAAGGAACAGAATTAATACAAGTTTGGCATGGAGGAGGGGCGTTTAAGAAATTTGGTAAAGATTCTATGCAAAATATGGCTAGTGCAGAAATCATGAAAAGAAATATGAGAGGACATGGGCAATATACAAAAGTGATAGTTAGCTCAAAAGAAGTTGCACCTATATATGCAAATGCCTTTGGGGTAGATATTAAAAAAATTTATCCTATTGGAATACCTAGAGCGGATATTTTTTTTGATAGCAGTAGAATGGAGAAGATAAAAACTAGCTTATTAGATAAATACCCCTATTTATTAGACAAAAAAATAATATTGTATGCCCCAACTTATAGGGATGACAGTAGATATAATGAATCGTTAGCTTTAAATTTAGAATATCTAATGGAGAGGATTTCCGATAATTATGTTTTTGTTTTTAAAATGCATCCATTTGAGAGGGGAAAAATAAAAATTGACAAAAGTTTATCATCTAAAGTATTTGATTTATCTCATGAAGAAATTAATGATCTTTTGATAATTGCAGATATATTAATAACAGATTATTCTTCAATAATATTTGAATATGCTATTTTACAAAGACCTATGATATTTTTTGCATATGATTTAGAGAAATATGAAAATGAAATTAGAGGTTTCTATTATAATTATACTGATTTTGTACCAGGTCCTATAGCCTATACTACTGAAGAAGTAGTTGAATTGATAAATAAAAATGAATGGGACTTTGAAATAATTAAGAAGTTTGCTATCAGATTTAATGAACATTTTGATGGGAAAGCTACGGATAGATTTATTAAAGAAGTATTATTTGAAGAGGAAGGTAAATTTTAG
- a CDS encoding TylF/MycF/NovP-related O-methyltransferase: MKIYIYGTGSGGIKFYNSLKKDRVEILGFLDSDKTKEGSIFLNNKIFYPETIKQTNFDYIMIASEYVEIYDFLIELGFDESKIIFDNKFREVSKYKYVLERNIQAYNKIMSQIVNMYQPEEFVITREIAYYRDKYLDDEYLEKYDYTRYKTLQLVSNEIYDNDIKGAVAEVGVYRGEFSKIINILFKDKKLYLFDTFEGFNIDEIKHDLEKGLIVDNTRERLVHHENLFENTNVDIVMKKMPYPNNCIIKKGFFPDTAIGIEESFSFVSIDVDLYNPIYNALEFFYPRLSKGGYIFVHDYNVRNYLGVKKAVQNFEQKFGKLRKVPISDFGGTLIITK; the protein is encoded by the coding sequence ATGAAGATATATATTTATGGAACTGGAAGTGGAGGAATTAAATTTTACAATAGTTTAAAGAAGGACAGGGTAGAAATTTTAGGCTTTTTAGATAGCGATAAAACTAAAGAAGGAAGTATTTTTTTAAACAACAAAATATTTTATCCAGAAACTATTAAACAAACAAATTTTGATTATATAATGATAGCAAGTGAATATGTTGAGATATACGATTTTTTGATAGAATTAGGTTTTGATGAGTCTAAAATAATATTTGATAATAAATTTAGAGAGGTATCAAAATATAAATATGTATTGGAAAGGAATATTCAAGCTTATAATAAAATTATGTCTCAAATAGTTAATATGTATCAACCAGAGGAATTTGTTATTACAAGGGAAATAGCTTATTATAGAGATAAATATTTAGATGATGAGTATTTAGAGAAATATGATTATACTAGATATAAAACTTTGCAATTAGTTTCAAATGAAATTTATGATAATGATATAAAAGGTGCAGTTGCAGAAGTAGGTGTTTACAGAGGAGAATTTTCCAAAATTATTAATATTTTATTCAAAGATAAGAAGTTATACTTGTTTGATACGTTTGAAGGTTTTAATATCGATGAAATTAAGCATGATTTAGAGAAAGGTCTAATTGTAGACAATACACGAGAGAGGTTAGTTCATCATGAAAATCTTTTTGAAAATACAAATGTAGATATTGTAATGAAAAAAATGCCTTATCCAAATAATTGTATAATAAAGAAAGGGTTCTTTCCAGATACAGCAATAGGAATAGAAGAAAGCTTTTCTTTTGTTTCGATAGATGTGGATTTATACAACCCTATATATAATGCATTGGAATTTTTTTATCCAAGGCTAAGTAAAGGAGGATATATTTTTGTACATGATTATAATGTGAGAAATTATTTAGGAGTAAAGAAAGCGGTACAAAATTTCGAACAAAAATTCGGGAAATTAAGGAAGGTTCCCATTTCTGATTTTGGGGGGACTCTTATTATTACAAAATAA
- the pseI gene encoding pseudaminic acid synthase, giving the protein MDKYIEIEGIKIGEDYPAFIIAELSANHLQDYDRAVETIKKAKWAGADAIKLQTYTPDTITINCDNEYFQIKQGTIWDGTTLYKLYEEAYTPWEWQPKLKKIAEEEGLICFSSPFDNTAVDFLEEMNVPAYKIASFEITDIPFIEYIASKGKPIIISTGIATLADIEAALAACKGMGNDQVAFLKCTSAYPSPMEDINLKVIPNMKDTFRTIVGLSDHTLGDTVALGAVALGAKIVEKHFTLDRASGGPDAKFSMEPDEFKEMVDRIRDLEKALGQVTYELTEKQKNSREHSRSLFVVKDVKKGEVFTEENVKSIRPGFGLETKYIDEILGEKAKCDVKKGTPMRWDLVE; this is encoded by the coding sequence ATGGATAAATATATAGAAATAGAAGGAATAAAAATAGGAGAAGATTATCCAGCGTTCATAATAGCAGAACTATCAGCAAATCATCTCCAAGATTATGATAGAGCAGTAGAAACTATAAAAAAAGCTAAATGGGCTGGAGCAGATGCAATAAAACTTCAAACCTATACACCTGATACTATAACCATAAATTGTGACAATGAATATTTTCAAATAAAACAAGGTACCATCTGGGATGGCACTACTTTGTACAAGCTATATGAAGAAGCCTATACTCCATGGGAATGGCAGCCAAAACTAAAGAAAATAGCTGAAGAAGAAGGATTGATATGTTTTTCATCACCTTTTGATAATACTGCTGTAGATTTTTTAGAAGAAATGAATGTACCGGCCTATAAAATAGCTTCTTTTGAAATAACAGATATTCCGTTTATTGAATACATAGCCTCTAAAGGAAAGCCAATTATTATATCCACAGGAATAGCAACATTAGCAGATATAGAAGCAGCTTTAGCAGCATGTAAAGGAATGGGGAATGATCAGGTAGCATTTTTAAAATGCACATCAGCATATCCATCACCCATGGAAGATATTAACTTAAAAGTAATCCCAAACATGAAAGACACATTTAGGACAATTGTCGGACTATCAGACCACACTCTAGGCGATACAGTAGCCTTGGGAGCAGTAGCCTTGGGAGCAAAAATAGTAGAAAAACATTTTACTTTAGATAGAGCAAGTGGTGGTCCAGATGCTAAATTTTCCATGGAACCAGATGAATTTAAGGAAATGGTAGATAGAATAAGAGACTTAGAAAAAGCATTAGGACAAGTTACTTATGAATTAACGGAAAAACAAAAAAATAGTAGAGAACATTCTAGATCATTATTTGTAGTGAAAGATGTAAAAAAAGGAGAAGTATTTACAGAAGAAAATGTAAAAAGTATAAGACCAGGATTTGGTTTGGAGACAAAGTATATTGATGAAATATTAGGGGAAAAGGCTAAATGTGATGTGAAGAAGGGTACACCGATGAGGTGGGATTTGGTGGAGTGA
- the pseG gene encoding UDP-2,4-diacetamido-2,4,6-trideoxy-beta-L-altropyranose hydrolase — protein sequence MKVIIYANGSSAIGIGHIMRALTLAKELKKREIYVEYIIDNSDNSIIKLLQNNGFHTIIVENILDYLSSHQKPKYDLAIVDDYSINEHGINKFYNIAKKIVYIDDLAKFSEYNMDILVNSSIEALSIDYKGCAKKLLGPKYAILRDEFRNKKYKVPKPNVEKVMITLGGGDEYNITKDILDFLLDNYYDIEYNVILGNSYRYKDFMIENYEDERVKFYINTNNMAEIMLNSDLAISAGGNTLYELCACGIPTIAIIIADNQRKFVQVIHRKTGIDYIDLEGKNFKFKKENFLDIFERNIKNYKYREKISKQMFNLVDGNGSRRIVDEIMALI from the coding sequence ATGAAAGTAATAATTTACGCCAATGGCTCATCAGCTATTGGTATAGGACATATAATGAGGGCATTAACTTTAGCTAAAGAATTAAAAAAAAGAGAGATTTATGTCGAATATATTATTGATAATAGTGATAACAGTATTATAAAACTGCTTCAAAATAATGGATTTCATACAATAATTGTAGAAAACATTTTAGATTATTTATCAAGTCATCAAAAACCAAAATATGATTTAGCCATAGTAGATGATTATAGTATTAATGAACATGGAATAAATAAATTTTATAATATAGCTAAAAAGATAGTATATATAGATGACTTGGCTAAATTTAGTGAATATAATATGGATATTTTAGTTAATTCTAGTATAGAGGCATTAAGTATAGATTATAAAGGATGTGCAAAAAAACTTCTAGGACCTAAATATGCCATATTAAGAGATGAATTTAGAAATAAAAAATATAAAGTACCAAAACCTAATGTAGAAAAAGTCATGATTACATTAGGTGGTGGAGATGAGTATAATATTACAAAAGATATTTTAGATTTTCTTTTAGATAATTATTATGATATAGAATATAATGTTATCTTAGGCAATTCTTATAGATATAAAGATTTTATGATAGAAAATTATGAAGATGAAAGAGTTAAATTTTATATAAATACAAATAACATGGCGGAAATAATGCTAAATAGTGACTTAGCCATTTCTGCAGGGGGAAATACATTATATGAATTATGTGCATGTGGTATACCAACCATAGCAATAATAATTGCAGATAATCAAAGAAAATTTGTTCAAGTAATACACAGAAAAACAGGGATAGATTATATAGATTTAGAAGGGAAAAATTTTAAATTTAAAAAAGAAAATTTTTTAGATATTTTTGAAAGGAATATTAAGAATTATAAGTATAGGGAGAAAATTTCAAAGCAAATGTTTAATTTAGTAGATGGGAATGGAAGTAGAAGAATAGTAGATGAGATTATGGCATTAATTTAA
- a CDS encoding cytidylyltransferase domain-containing protein, translating to MTVLCIVQARTGSERLPKKVIKPILNEPMIIYILKRLRKSKYIDELVLATTIEKRDDFLVDIVKNKGYKVFRGEEDNVLKRYVDTYKKYGGDIIIRITGDCPLIDPFIVDNVVTYFMANNYDYVRLDVPETFIRGFDVEVFSSKTLLKVWGEVSSLGNSHRYKEHVTLYIYENPDKFNIGIVKGNEFYNKDYRLSVDTIEDFKLVETIFNHFQDEYIEAKEVVKFLDENPNIASINKNIKQKKA from the coding sequence ATGACAGTACTGTGCATAGTACAAGCTAGGACAGGCTCTGAACGATTACCAAAAAAGGTTATTAAGCCTATTTTAAATGAGCCTATGATAATCTACATTTTAAAAAGACTTAGAAAATCTAAATATATAGATGAATTAGTTTTAGCTACGACTATAGAAAAGAGAGACGATTTCTTGGTTGATATAGTAAAAAACAAAGGTTATAAAGTGTTTAGAGGAGAGGAAGATAATGTATTAAAAAGATATGTAGATACATATAAAAAATATGGTGGAGATATTATAATTAGGATTACTGGAGATTGTCCGTTAATAGATCCTTTTATTGTAGACAATGTAGTTACATATTTTATGGCTAATAACTATGATTATGTAAGATTAGATGTACCAGAGACTTTTATAAGAGGTTTTGATGTAGAAGTATTTTCATCCAAAACATTGTTGAAAGTGTGGGGGGAAGTTTCTTCTTTAGGGAATTCTCATAGATATAAAGAGCATGTTACATTATATATTTATGAAAATCCAGATAAATTTAATATAGGTATTGTAAAAGGAAATGAATTTTACAATAAAGACTATAGATTATCTGTGGATACTATAGAGGATTTTAAATTAGTAGAAACTATATTCAATCATTTTCAAGATGAATATATAGAAGCTAAGGAAGTAGTAAAATTTTTAGATGAAAATCCTAATATAGCTAGTATAAATAAAAACATAAAACAGAAGAAGGCATAG
- a CDS encoding HAD family hydrolase — MIKLIIFDLDDTLYNEIDFVYGGFMEVAVFLSNKYEINKDILFKDMVEILNSQGRGKIFDYICEKYHFEENIGNLVRIYRHHKPKIFLYNDAYEVLEKFKAKYKLGLITDGYKDTQWNKIKALNIEKYMDKIIVTDDYGKEYWKPSIRPFQMMLEYFNIKPEEAVYIGDNPNKDFLPCKELGINSIRIIRPIGDHMNTFLDEKHEANYNIKSLLELENILEELK; from the coding sequence ATGATAAAATTAATTATATTTGATTTAGATGATACTTTATATAATGAAATAGACTTTGTATATGGTGGATTTATGGAAGTGGCTGTATTTTTATCTAATAAATATGAAATAAACAAAGATATATTATTTAAGGACATGGTTGAAATTTTAAATTCCCAAGGAAGGGGAAAAATTTTTGACTATATATGCGAAAAATATCATTTTGAAGAGAATATTGGCAACTTAGTTAGAATATACAGACATCATAAGCCTAAAATTTTTCTTTATAATGATGCTTATGAAGTTTTAGAAAAATTTAAAGCTAAATATAAATTAGGACTTATAACTGATGGTTATAAAGATACTCAGTGGAATAAGATTAAAGCTTTAAATATTGAAAAATACATGGATAAGATTATTGTTACAGATGATTATGGGAAAGAATACTGGAAACCTAGTATAAGACCATTTCAAATGATGCTAGAATATTTCAATATTAAACCAGAAGAAGCTGTATATATAGGGGACAATCCAAACAAGGATTTTTTACCTTGTAAGGAATTGGGGATTAATTCTATTAGAATAATTCGTCCCATTGGGGACCATATGAATACTTTTTTAGATGAAAAACATGAAGCAAATTATAATATAAAATCTCTACTAGAATTAGAAAATATACTGGAGGAATTAAAATGA
- a CDS encoding ATP-grasp domain-containing protein, which translates to MFTAIGRRVQLINHFKKYHKVIGVDTGELAPAKHFVDSFYKVPKWDDKEYVNTLLNICKKENVDMLIPLYEKEFILLCENREKFNKTGTILILSDKKIIEIFNDKWESYRFFIENGIDTPMTYKKQGVKDFNFPLIIKPINGAGSQNVFKVDNKKELSFFIDYIENPIIQEYIKGTEYTIDVLCDLKGNVISIVPRERIEVRAGEVSKGRTVKNKDIIEKTLKLCNKLKIDKNTKPIGPLTIQCIVDLDNNIKFIEVNTRFGGGVPLTFEAGVPYAKYLGKMVEGYNVRPIIGEFKEMIMLRYDEAIYI; encoded by the coding sequence TTGTTTACAGCTATAGGAAGAAGAGTGCAATTAATAAATCATTTTAAAAAATATCATAAGGTAATAGGGGTAGATACTGGAGAACTAGCACCAGCTAAGCATTTTGTAGATTCTTTTTATAAAGTTCCAAAGTGGGATGATAAAGAATATGTAAACACCCTTTTAAATATATGTAAAAAAGAAAATGTAGATATGTTAATTCCTTTATATGAAAAGGAATTTATATTATTATGTGAAAATAGAGAAAAGTTTAATAAAACAGGTACGATACTTATATTAAGTGATAAAAAAATAATAGAAATATTTAATGACAAATGGGAGAGTTATAGATTTTTTATTGAGAATGGTATAGATACACCTATGACTTATAAGAAACAGGGAGTGAAAGATTTTAATTTCCCACTAATTATTAAACCAATAAATGGAGCAGGTAGTCAAAATGTGTTTAAAGTAGACAATAAAAAGGAATTAAGTTTTTTTATAGATTACATAGAAAACCCAATTATTCAAGAATATATAAAAGGAACGGAATATACCATAGATGTATTATGTGATTTAAAAGGAAATGTAATTTCCATAGTCCCAAGAGAAAGAATAGAAGTTAGAGCAGGGGAAGTATCAAAAGGCAGAACGGTTAAAAACAAAGATATAATTGAAAAAACTTTAAAACTATGCAATAAATTAAAAATAGATAAAAACACAAAACCTATAGGTCCATTGACTATTCAATGTATTGTAGATTTGGATAATAATATAAAATTTATAGAAGTAAATACAAGATTTGGTGGTGGAGTTCCTTTAACCTTTGAAGCAGGAGTACCATATGCTAAATATTTAGGCAAAATGGTTGAAGGGTATAATGTGAGACCAATTATAGGAGAATTTAAAGAAATGATAATGCTTAGATATGATGAAGCAATTTATATTTAG
- the pseC gene encoding UDP-4-amino-4,6-dideoxy-N-acetyl-beta-L-altrosamine transaminase, whose product MTKLAINGGTPVRDTYLPYGQQWIEDDDIEEVVKALKSDYLTTGPKIKEFEEKFGKYVGVKYAVAISNGTAALHGASFAAGIKEGDEVITTPITFAASANCILYQGGKPVFADIDSSTYNIDPKDIEEKISSKTKAIVPVDFTGQPVNIDEINAIAKKYNLIVIEDGAHSLGAEYKGKRIGSLVDMTTFSFHPVKHITTGEGGMITTNNKELYEKLKLFRTHGITRDKEILYNKNESSWYYEQLELGYNYRITDIQCALGISQLNKIDKFLRRRREIAEKYNEYLKDIDGIVLPYQEEYIKSSWHLYVIQLELEKFKVGRREIFEALQAENIGVNVHYIPVYYHPYYQKLGYKKGLCPNAEKLYERIITIPLYPKMTDKDVKDVVEALDKVLKYYKR is encoded by the coding sequence ATGACTAAATTAGCCATAAATGGAGGTACGCCTGTAAGAGATACTTATTTACCTTATGGGCAACAGTGGATAGAGGATGATGATATAGAAGAAGTAGTAAAGGCACTAAAATCTGACTACCTTACCACTGGACCTAAAATAAAAGAGTTTGAAGAAAAATTTGGTAAATATGTTGGGGTAAAATATGCAGTAGCTATATCTAATGGAACAGCAGCACTGCATGGAGCTTCATTTGCAGCAGGCATTAAAGAGGGAGATGAAGTGATAACAACTCCCATAACTTTTGCAGCATCTGCTAATTGCATACTATATCAAGGAGGTAAGCCTGTATTTGCAGACATAGATTCTAGTACATATAATATAGATCCTAAAGATATAGAAGAAAAGATTAGCAGTAAAACTAAAGCTATTGTTCCAGTAGATTTTACAGGACAACCTGTTAATATAGATGAGATTAATGCTATAGCTAAAAAATATAATTTAATAGTTATAGAAGATGGTGCTCATTCCTTAGGAGCAGAATATAAAGGTAAAAGAATAGGTTCATTAGTGGATATGACAACTTTTAGTTTTCATCCAGTAAAACATATTACTACTGGAGAAGGTGGTATGATTACTACTAATAATAAAGAATTATATGAAAAATTAAAATTATTTAGAACCCATGGAATAACAAGGGATAAGGAAATCCTATATAATAAAAATGAAAGTTCTTGGTATTACGAACAATTAGAATTGGGCTATAATTATAGAATTACAGATATTCAATGTGCATTAGGCATAAGTCAGTTGAATAAAATAGATAAATTTCTAAGAAGAAGAAGAGAAATAGCAGAAAAGTACAACGAATATTTAAAAGATATAGATGGAATTGTATTGCCTTATCAAGAAGAATATATAAAATCTTCTTGGCATTTATATGTTATTCAATTGGAACTGGAAAAGTTTAAAGTGGGGAGACGTGAAATATTTGAAGCCTTACAAGCTGAAAATATTGGAGTAAATGTTCATTATATTCCAGTTTATTATCATCCATACTATCAAAAATTAGGATATAAAAAGGGACTATGTCCTAATGCAGAAAAATTGTATGAAAGAATTATAACTATACCATTATATCCTAAAATGACTGATAAAGATGTTAAAGATGTGGTAGAAGCATTGGATAAAGTATTAAAATATTATAAAAGGTAG